Proteins encoded together in one Impatiens glandulifera chromosome 1, dImpGla2.1, whole genome shotgun sequence window:
- the LOC124939744 gene encoding nucleosome assembly protein 1;1-like, with protein MSPLKFLVLTAEQKADMIQDLKDKGFIDKDYKNVFSDLPVVVRKRVRALRSIQDKHDKLADKYFEERATLEAKYQELFKPLYDERYDIVNGIVEIEKVREMYLKESGETSKVIGVPNFWVNAMKANEIMSKMIMEQDEEILKYLKDIRWSRVDDLTTFKLDFFFNKNPYLKNNVLSKTYMLDEDEHYHNMAIGTEIEWYAEKDVTRSESFFKFFSPRIFVEDEILDEKTAEESLIVSKHDFEIGLIIRDKIIPNTVGWFTEEAKTGDFEDTDDYDSDDESCMYMDWDDDEDEVDVQDEVDVDLDLDLDLDVDVDGDGDDDDENVI; from the exons ATGAGCCCTTTAAAAT TTCTAGTTCTAACTGCGGAGCAAAAGGCAGATATGATTCAAGATCTTAAG gACAAAGGATTCATTGATAAGGACTATAAGAATGTCTTTTCGGATTTGCCTGTAGTTGTAAGGAAGCGTGTTAGAGCTTTGAGAAGTATTCAA GATAAGCATGACAAATTGGCGGATAAATATTTTGAGGAGAGAGCAACACTTGAAGCAAAATATCAAGAGTTGTTTAAACCGCTTTACGATgaa CGTTATGATATTGTGAATGGAATAGTTGAAATCGAAAAGGTTAGAGAAATGTATCTCAAAGAAAGTGGAGAGACTTcaaaag TGATAGGAGTTCCCAACTTTTGGGTCAACGCCATGAAAGCAAATGAAATCATGTCCAAAATG ATTATGGAGCAAGATGaagaaattttgaaatatttgaaggaCATAAGATGGTCTAGGGTTGATGATCTCACAACTTTTAAACTTGATTTCTTCTTTAATAAAAACCCCTATTTAAAGAATAATGTGCTAAGCAAGACATACATGTTGGATGAAGACGAACATTATCACAACATGGCAATTGG GACTGAGATTGAATGGTACGCAGAAAAAGATGTGACAAGATCTGAAAGCTTCTTTAAGTTCTTCAGTCCTCGGATATTTGTAGAAGATGAAATTCTTGACGAGAAGACA GCTGAAGAATCACTAATTGTGTCCAAACATGATTTTGAAATCGG ATTAATAATTAGAGACAAAATCATCCCTAATACAGTGGGGTGGTTCACGGAGGAAGCTAAAACAGGGGATTTTGAGGACACTGACGATTATGATTCAGATGATGAATCTTGTATGTATATGGACTgggatgatgatgaagatgaagttgatGTTCAAGATGAAGTTGATGTTGATCTTGATCTTGATCTTGATcttgatgttgatgttgatggtgacggcgatgatgatgatgaaaatgTTATCTGA